The following proteins are encoded in a genomic region of Bernardetia sp. MNP-M8:
- the cobC gene encoding alpha-ribazole phosphatase family protein, producing the protein MEIYLIRHTTPKIEKGVCYGFSDLEVADSYGEELNILSEKLIHKLQKQYLKNKEPSKKEEIVIYTSPLQRCSVLAKDLKNNIQNYFDFKVKKDDSLKEMNFGDWELKKWDEINENQLKIWTNNFVIEFVPNGESFEVLNERVIDFWQKNVKPQRDKIAFIVCHAGVIRSILCHALQIPLQNAFSVSIDYGSISKLKVFETHIQIDFLNG; encoded by the coding sequence ATGGAAATTTATCTTATTCGTCATACCACCCCAAAAATAGAAAAAGGAGTTTGTTATGGTTTTTCAGATTTAGAAGTTGCTGACTCTTATGGGGAAGAATTAAATATTTTATCAGAAAAATTAATTCATAAACTTCAAAAACAGTATTTGAAAAATAAAGAGCCATCAAAGAAAGAAGAAATAGTAATTTATACAAGCCCACTACAACGCTGTTCTGTTTTAGCTAAAGATTTGAAAAATAATATTCAGAATTATTTTGATTTCAAAGTGAAAAAGGATGATAGTTTGAAAGAAATGAATTTTGGGGATTGGGAACTCAAAAAATGGGACGAAATAAATGAAAATCAATTAAAAATCTGGACAAATAATTTTGTAATAGAGTTTGTCCCTAATGGAGAAAGTTTTGAGGTCTTGAATGAACGTGTAATTGATTTTTGGCAAAAAAATGTAAAACCTCAAAGGGACAAAATTGCTTTTATTGTTTGTCATGCAGGAGTTATTCGCTCTATTTTATGTCATGCTTTACAAATCCCTCTTCAAAATGCTTTTTCTGTTTCTATTGATTATGGAAGTATTAGTAAATTGAAAGTTTTCGAAACACACATACAAATAGATTTTCTGAATGGGTAG
- a CDS encoding mechanosensitive ion channel domain-containing protein, whose protein sequence is MDAAQEIQDKLTSYWHILVESIPRIALSIIVTTVFILIAIGITKLFRRRMMQKAANKLVVDYVVRLVKFLLILAGVILGLHTMGLTGIAGGLLAGAGVGAVVLGFAFKEIGENFLAGVILVFDRPFNLGDTVTVEGNMGKITALNFRTTQMKTFDGRDVYIPNILVITNEVYNHTQDGFLRLDFLIGIDYDDDIKEAIRGITEIVNANPEVLKNEKTLVLIDEFAASTVNLKVMFWVNTLDYKVSALETKTEIMRTVKNFLLENKFGLPANIQEIKMYKPEPIPIILKRESDAISLSKE, encoded by the coding sequence ATGGATGCAGCTCAAGAAATACAAGACAAACTAACTTCTTATTGGCACATACTCGTTGAAAGTATTCCAAGAATTGCCCTTTCTATTATTGTGACAACTGTTTTTATTCTCATTGCTATCGGAATTACGAAACTTTTTCGTAGAAGAATGATGCAAAAGGCAGCTAACAAACTGGTTGTTGATTATGTGGTTCGGCTTGTTAAATTCTTACTTATTTTGGCAGGAGTTATTCTAGGCTTACATACAATGGGACTTACAGGGATTGCTGGAGGACTTTTAGCAGGTGCAGGAGTAGGTGCAGTAGTTTTAGGTTTTGCCTTCAAAGAAATTGGAGAAAACTTTTTAGCAGGAGTAATCTTAGTTTTTGACCGTCCTTTTAATTTGGGCGATACTGTAACTGTTGAAGGAAATATGGGAAAAATAACAGCCCTCAATTTTAGAACAACACAAATGAAAACTTTTGATGGAAGAGATGTTTATATTCCCAATATTTTGGTAATCACAAATGAGGTATATAATCATACTCAAGATGGTTTTTTACGTTTAGATTTTTTGATAGGAATTGATTATGATGATGATATAAAAGAAGCAATTAGAGGAATTACAGAAATTGTAAATGCAAATCCAGAAGTATTGAAGAATGAAAAAACGCTTGTTTTAATAGACGAATTTGCAGCAAGTACAGTCAATTTGAAAGTGATGTTTTGGGTAAATACCTTAGATTATAAAGTTTCAGCTTTAGAAACCAAAACGGAAATTATGCGAACTGTCAAAAACTTTCTTCTTGAAAACAAATTTGGTCTTCCTGCCAATATTCAAGAAATTAAGATGTATAAACCTGAACCCATTCCTATTATTCTCAAAAGAGAAAGTGATGCTATTTCTCTTTCGAAAGAATAA
- a CDS encoding phosphatase, producing MIDTSPQDLRLAAIDIGSNALRLHISRVRFSEKDGFPSFKRIEQIRFPLRLGTDVFSLSHEISPKNEAKFLEVMHVFKNVMDVFEVNDYMACATSAMREAKNGQQLVERVKEEVGIPINIISGDMEAELINKSILSYVSTDNFVHIDVGGGSTEVNIYHNFEKIDAHSFDMGSVRSITTDKKTATKEYLEKENQALKDWIQKAIKPLSTTVNAVGTGGNINKLYDLSKNSKSGKSLTLKEMERLYKELKKRNYQERIRDFGLNDDRADVIIPATEIYLKVMKAANIKEIIVPKVGLREGIIQYLFERNNVMQG from the coding sequence ATGATTGATACCTCCCCACAAGATTTGCGTTTGGCAGCCATAGATATTGGCTCAAATGCACTTCGTTTGCATATTAGTAGAGTTCGTTTTTCTGAAAAAGATGGATTTCCTAGTTTTAAAAGAATCGAACAAATTCGTTTTCCTCTTCGCTTAGGAACGGATGTTTTTAGCCTTTCTCACGAGATTAGTCCTAAAAATGAAGCTAAGTTTCTAGAAGTAATGCACGTTTTCAAAAATGTAATGGATGTTTTTGAAGTGAATGATTATATGGCCTGTGCCACCTCTGCCATGAGAGAAGCCAAAAATGGGCAGCAACTTGTGGAACGAGTCAAAGAAGAAGTAGGAATTCCAATAAATATTATTAGTGGAGATATGGAAGCCGAACTGATTAATAAATCAATTTTGAGCTATGTTTCGACAGATAACTTCGTACATATTGATGTAGGAGGAGGAAGTACTGAAGTAAATATTTATCATAACTTCGAAAAAATAGATGCACATTCCTTTGATATGGGTTCAGTACGTTCGATTACAACAGATAAAAAAACGGCTACCAAAGAATATCTTGAAAAAGAAAATCAGGCTTTAAAGGATTGGATTCAGAAAGCAATAAAACCTCTTTCTACAACTGTAAATGCAGTTGGAACAGGAGGAAATATCAACAAACTCTATGACCTTTCTAAAAACTCAAAAAGTGGAAAATCACTTACTCTCAAAGAAATGGAACGCTTATATAAAGAGTTAAAGAAGAGAAATTATCAAGAGCGAATTAGAGATTTTGGTTTAAATGATGATAGAGCTGATGTTATTATTCCTGCAACTGAGATTTATCTCAAAGTGATGAAAGCAGCTAATATAAAAGAAATTATAGTTCCTAAAGTTGGTCTAAGAGAAGGAATTATTCAATATTTATTTGAGAGAAATAACGTAATGCAAGGATAA
- a CDS encoding DUF4476 domain-containing protein, producing the protein MKYINFVFVLLVCTILFSCGSSSYEQELEKENKETLRLELGLDLTLDGKNISTSNCKNPISNIDLEKMLELIDDNFFDENKLETAKELTLEKCLTVYQITSILSYLDEYDRMEFARFAYGRTSEKHLFHKIKGMINEDEHKDFELLYEQSQTQKRDSKIQIAKSKQSKTESHKERTEEETILETQSTCSESSISDEDFEHVINAISEGHMADDKVKIAKRMIAKNCITVYQLIDILDIIQMPDEQVVFAKYAYRRLINKSDFCNVKKAIMSPMHHVKITDFCKRKGIDCESSGALEELFENAF; encoded by the coding sequence ATGAAATATATCAATTTTGTATTTGTTCTTTTAGTTTGTACAATACTTTTTAGTTGTGGTTCTAGTTCTTATGAGCAAGAATTGGAAAAAGAAAATAAGGAAACTCTACGACTAGAACTTGGCTTAGATTTGACTTTAGATGGTAAAAATATATCGACATCTAACTGTAAAAATCCAATTAGTAATATTGACCTTGAAAAAATGTTAGAGTTAATAGATGATAATTTCTTTGATGAGAACAAACTTGAAACAGCAAAAGAATTAACTCTAGAAAAATGTTTAACTGTCTATCAAATTACTTCTATTTTGTCTTATTTAGATGAGTATGATAGAATGGAGTTTGCTCGTTTTGCCTACGGAAGAACATCTGAAAAGCATCTTTTTCATAAAATAAAAGGAATGATAAATGAAGATGAACACAAAGACTTCGAACTTTTGTATGAACAATCACAAACTCAAAAAAGAGATTCAAAAATACAAATTGCTAAAAGTAAACAATCAAAAACAGAAAGTCATAAAGAAAGAACAGAAGAAGAAACTATATTAGAAACTCAATCTACCTGTTCAGAAAGCTCTATTAGTGATGAAGATTTCGAACACGTAATTAATGCAATTTCGGAAGGACACATGGCAGATGACAAAGTAAAAATTGCAAAAAGAATGATTGCAAAAAATTGTATTACAGTTTATCAACTCATCGATATTTTAGATATTATCCAAATGCCTGACGAGCAAGTTGTTTTTGCTAAATATGCTTACAGAAGACTTATCAATAAATCAGACTTTTGTAATGTCAAAAAAGCGATTATGTCTCCTATGCACCACGTCAAGATAACTGATTTTTGCAAACGAAAAGGCATAGATTGTGAATCTTCTGGAGCTTTAGAAGAACTTTTTGAAAATGCTTTTTAA
- a CDS encoding DUF5686 family protein — MRYFSTLLLFSLYLLFSFDSNAARVFGKATSSDGESMPFLTVYEEGTTYGTTTNQEGSYFLELEEGTHQIVFRYVGFQSQTHTVVIKNGKNVELNVVMQTSTQGLKEVVVTPNGEDPAYAVIRAAQKKREFYRTQNKAFSCDVYIKNVQKLDEFKVPKLLENDDIEEFRKEWEKNKIVYFSESVSKYYFLAPNKRKEVVISSKVSGDRGGFSWNSALYLSFDIYENTIDAPIGDRPFVSPIAAGAMLYYEYQHEGEFMDKGVNVHKIRVFPRSKGQPLFGGVIYIQDSTWRVHSTDLEVSKDVGLEFIDKLSIKQTFVPVSKNNADDIWLCSTQAFSFNYSIAMMGAKVVGHGDYTGSFSNYDVTPNFTKAQLQADTKGQTLPSLALSKKDKKKIIEPKREKLENQTEQKNQVEVEDKTKTTTENLAQDIEKDSLSSLKNDLEAMVLERKFFNKEVSIVSDSSNLKSAEYWEKMRPVPLTEEESGHYVRSDSVEKAHNDPIYLDSMDRKANKFKILDLLTGYTYRNRKRELTFNFVPITQNIQANTVEGYVLNAGVNLRKFRERNFSTTQVGLDGRYGFNSNKFYAKGNFLHRFNQTNSAYVYFQGGSFVEQFDTDAISPFVNGIYTLFREENYQKLFEKRFVQASTGARIFDGAFFRLQGAFEQRIPLQNSNPTLKPYFNRDEIEFTPNLPTDFNGNNVFFEKHNAFILKAQLRYRIGEKYILRPKQRITIESNYPTFTLTYSQGIPTIFESKTDFGQLNLNIKDDVSLGVVGSLDYEAQAGTFLWNNYTSFADNFHFQTSPILLSQSRLRQFLLLPYYQYSTTDNFAEFHAEHHFNGYIMNRIPLMKKLKWQLVAGAHYLYTPNTPNYTEVSVGFERIFKVLRVDAVWAVNPSLQNEIETGLGKNFGLRLRFGF, encoded by the coding sequence ATGCGTTATTTTTCAACTCTACTACTGTTTTCTTTGTACCTACTGTTTTCATTTGATTCAAATGCAGCTCGTGTTTTTGGAAAAGCAACTTCATCAGATGGCGAATCAATGCCATTTTTGACAGTTTATGAAGAAGGAACAACCTACGGAACAACGACAAATCAAGAAGGAAGTTATTTTTTAGAATTAGAAGAAGGAACACATCAAATAGTTTTTCGCTATGTTGGTTTTCAATCTCAAACGCATACAGTTGTTATAAAAAATGGAAAAAATGTTGAGTTAAATGTAGTAATGCAGACTTCTACACAAGGCTTAAAAGAAGTTGTGGTTACACCCAACGGAGAAGACCCAGCGTATGCTGTAATTCGTGCAGCGCAGAAAAAAAGAGAGTTTTACAGAACTCAAAATAAAGCCTTTTCGTGTGATGTCTATATAAAAAATGTTCAGAAACTAGATGAATTTAAAGTTCCCAAACTTTTAGAAAATGATGATATAGAAGAGTTTCGCAAGGAATGGGAAAAAAATAAAATTGTTTATTTTTCTGAATCTGTTTCAAAGTATTATTTTCTTGCTCCAAATAAACGAAAAGAAGTAGTTATTTCTTCAAAAGTAAGTGGTGATAGAGGTGGTTTTTCTTGGAATAGTGCGCTTTATTTGAGTTTTGATATTTACGAAAATACTATTGACGCACCTATTGGTGACCGTCCTTTTGTTTCGCCGATTGCAGCAGGTGCGATGCTGTATTATGAATATCAACACGAAGGCGAATTTATGGACAAAGGTGTAAATGTTCATAAAATTCGTGTTTTTCCTCGCTCAAAAGGGCAACCTTTGTTTGGTGGAGTAATTTATATTCAAGATAGTACGTGGCGAGTTCATAGTACAGATTTAGAGGTTTCGAAAGATGTAGGTTTAGAGTTTATTGATAAATTGAGCATCAAACAAACATTTGTACCTGTCTCAAAAAATAATGCTGATGACATTTGGCTATGTAGCACACAGGCTTTTTCTTTTAATTATTCGATTGCGATGATGGGCGCAAAAGTAGTCGGACATGGAGATTATACAGGAAGTTTCTCAAATTATGATGTAACTCCAAACTTTACAAAAGCACAATTACAAGCCGATACAAAAGGGCAAACACTACCGAGTCTTGCATTATCCAAAAAAGATAAAAAGAAGATAATTGAGCCTAAAAGAGAAAAGTTAGAGAATCAAACAGAACAAAAAAATCAAGTAGAAGTAGAAGACAAAACTAAAACGACAACAGAAAATTTAGCTCAAGATATAGAAAAAGATTCTCTTTCCAGTCTGAAAAATGATTTAGAAGCAATGGTTTTGGAACGTAAATTTTTCAATAAAGAAGTTTCTATTGTTTCAGATAGTTCTAATCTGAAAAGTGCAGAATATTGGGAAAAGATGCGTCCAGTTCCTCTCACAGAAGAAGAGTCTGGGCACTATGTTAGGAGTGATAGTGTAGAAAAAGCACACAATGACCCTATTTATTTGGATTCGATGGATAGAAAAGCAAATAAATTTAAAATTCTTGATTTGCTTACAGGCTATACTTACCGAAACCGAAAACGAGAATTGACTTTTAATTTCGTACCAATTACTCAAAATATTCAAGCTAACACAGTTGAAGGATATGTTTTGAATGCTGGCGTAAATTTAAGAAAATTTAGAGAGCGAAATTTTAGCACGACACAAGTGGGTTTGGATGGTCGTTATGGATTTAACAGTAATAAATTTTATGCAAAAGGAAACTTCCTTCATCGTTTTAATCAGACTAATAGTGCTTATGTTTATTTTCAAGGTGGAAGTTTTGTAGAACAGTTTGATACGGATGCTATTTCGCCTTTTGTAAATGGAATTTATACTCTTTTTAGAGAAGAAAATTATCAAAAATTGTTTGAAAAGCGTTTTGTTCAAGCTAGTACAGGCGCACGTATTTTTGATGGTGCATTTTTTCGTTTGCAGGGTGCTTTTGAACAGCGCATTCCTCTTCAAAATTCAAATCCAACACTAAAACCTTATTTTAATAGAGATGAAATAGAATTTACGCCTAACTTACCAACAGATTTTAATGGAAATAATGTGTTTTTTGAAAAACACAATGCTTTTATTTTAAAGGCACAACTTCGTTATCGAATTGGAGAAAAATATATCTTGCGTCCAAAACAAAGAATTACGATAGAGAGTAATTACCCAACTTTTACACTTACATACTCACAAGGAATTCCGACTATTTTTGAGAGTAAAACTGATTTTGGTCAGCTTAATTTAAATATTAAAGATGATGTTAGTTTGGGTGTTGTGGGTTCGTTGGATTATGAAGCACAAGCAGGAACTTTTTTATGGAATAATTATACTTCTTTTGCTGATAATTTTCATTTCCAAACTTCTCCGATTTTACTTTCTCAGTCTCGTTTACGTCAATTTCTCTTATTGCCGTATTACCAATACAGCACAACAGATAATTTTGCCGAATTTCATGCAGAACATCATTTTAATGGATATATTATGAATCGAATTCCACTCATGAAAAAATTAAAATGGCAACTAGTGGCAGGAGCGCATTATCTTTATACACCAAATACGCCCAATTATACAGAAGTCAGTGTAGGTTTTGAGCGTATATTTAAAGTGCTGAGAGTGGATGCTGTTTGGGCTGTCAATCCAAGTTTACAAAACGAAATAGAGACAGGATTAGGCAAAAACTTTGGTCTTCGTTTGAGATTTGGATTTTAA
- a CDS encoding Rid family hydrolase — protein MSNQKFETNNAPKPVGLYPHARKVGNLLFLSGVGARDAKTNEIHGNVYDENGKLVSYDIEAQCHTVFQNVKAILEASGSSWDKLVDVTVFLTNMEDDFKKYNKVYAEYFKDNQPCRTTLGITALPTPIAIELKCVATI, from the coding sequence ATGTCTAATCAAAAATTCGAAACGAATAACGCCCCAAAACCTGTCGGTTTGTATCCTCATGCACGCAAAGTAGGAAATTTATTATTTCTATCTGGAGTAGGAGCAAGAGATGCCAAAACTAATGAAATACATGGAAATGTCTATGATGAAAATGGAAAGCTAGTTTCTTATGATATAGAAGCACAATGTCACACCGTTTTTCAAAATGTAAAAGCTATTTTGGAAGCAAGTGGAAGCAGTTGGGATAAACTTGTCGATGTAACTGTCTTTCTTACTAATATGGAAGATGATTTTAAAAAGTATAATAAAGTTTATGCAGAATATTTTAAAGACAATCAACCTTGTAGAACAACTTTAGGAATTACAGCTCTTCCAACTCCTATTGCTATTGAGCTAAAATGTGTAGCTACAATTTAA
- a CDS encoding STAS/SEC14 domain-containing protein — MTEFKILAETPQYLIKLNPEVPCVMIKWRGEMHSEGYRKALNDTIDWMSEHQVSKIINDDRKITKGISSEDLNWAMQDWLKRALEAGYRAMAIIQERDFFKRYPAAQISAMARMHYQDLIKVEYFSTVKSAEDWIKVA, encoded by the coding sequence ATGACTGAATTCAAGATTTTAGCCGAAACACCACAGTATTTAATAAAATTAAATCCAGAAGTACCTTGTGTCATGATAAAATGGCGTGGCGAGATGCACAGTGAAGGCTACAGAAAAGCATTAAACGATACCATAGATTGGATGAGCGAACATCAAGTATCTAAAATTATAAATGACGACCGTAAAATAACAAAAGGCATATCTTCTGAAGACCTAAATTGGGCAATGCAAGATTGGTTAAAACGTGCTTTAGAAGCTGGTTACCGAGCTATGGCAATTATACAAGAGCGTGATTTTTTCAAACGTTATCCTGCTGCACAAATTTCGGCTATGGCTCGTATGCACTATCAAGATCTTATTAAGGTTGAATATTTTAGCACTGTAAAATCTGCTGAAGATTGGATTAAAGTAGCATAG
- a CDS encoding ABC transporter ATP-binding protein codes for MKELFALNKYFYRYKWHLLGGIFFVLLSCVFAIIPAQIVRHAFDLITNTIRMNDLFEGTASQDQVMITFRNVVLLYGGIILLMALIRGVFLFLQRQTIIVMSRLIEYDLKNDIYVHYQKLPLAFYRKNNTGDLMNRISEDVSQVRMYLGPAIMYTINMIGTAVLVISYMLTINVRLTLFALLPLPILSISIYYVNNLINKRSILIQQSLSKMTTFVQEAFSGIRVMKAYIREDDFSKEFEGETKDYFNKSLSLVRVDSLFMPLIVGLIGLSTILTVYVGGIEVMRGTITTGNIAEFVIYVNLLTWPVASLGWVTSLTQRAAASQERINEFLNTKSEILSTVNKTTTIKGEVKFDNVTFVYPDSGIKALDNVSFEIREGQTLAILGTTGSGKSTIANLICRMYDVTEGKILIDQTAIQDYEITYLRSNVGYVPQEVFLFSDSIRNNIAFGFNENDFEENQIKEAAADADLLENIERFPEGFETMLGERGITLSGGQKQRVSIARAIIRNPKILILDDSLSAVDTKTENAILGNMKRIMKDRTSIIISHRVSSAKLADYIIFLDEGKVTEQGTHEELLKLGGLYTQLYEKQLHEEVS; via the coding sequence ATGAAAGAACTTTTTGCCTTAAATAAATATTTCTATCGTTACAAATGGCATCTTTTGGGTGGTATTTTTTTCGTGTTGTTGTCTTGTGTTTTTGCTATTATTCCTGCTCAAATTGTTCGTCATGCTTTTGATTTGATAACCAATACAATCAGAATGAATGATCTGTTTGAAGGAACTGCTTCACAAGATCAAGTAATGATTACTTTCAGAAATGTAGTTTTGTTGTATGGTGGAATTATTTTACTAATGGCTCTCATTCGTGGAGTATTTTTGTTTTTGCAACGCCAAACGATTATTGTCATGTCAAGGCTGATTGAATATGATTTGAAAAATGATATTTATGTTCATTATCAAAAATTACCGTTGGCTTTTTACAGAAAAAATAATACAGGAGACCTAATGAATCGTATTTCAGAAGATGTTTCACAAGTCAGAATGTATCTAGGACCTGCCATTATGTATACAATTAATATGATTGGAACGGCAGTTTTGGTAATTTCTTATATGCTCACTATTAATGTACGTCTTACACTTTTTGCTCTTTTGCCTTTGCCTATTCTTTCTATTAGTATTTATTATGTCAATAATTTGATAAATAAGCGTTCTATCTTGATTCAGCAAAGTCTTTCTAAGATGACAACATTTGTTCAAGAAGCTTTTTCAGGAATTCGTGTTATGAAGGCATACATTAGAGAAGACGATTTTTCAAAAGAATTTGAAGGAGAAACAAAAGATTATTTTAATAAATCGCTTAGTTTGGTTCGTGTAGACTCACTTTTTATGCCTTTGATTGTTGGATTGATTGGACTGAGTACAATTCTGACAGTTTATGTGGGTGGAATTGAGGTAATGAGAGGAACAATTACTACAGGAAATATTGCTGAATTTGTAATTTATGTAAATCTTCTTACTTGGCCAGTTGCTTCTTTAGGATGGGTTACTAGTCTTACACAGCGTGCAGCAGCATCACAGGAGCGCATTAATGAATTTTTGAATACAAAAAGTGAAATTCTATCAACAGTAAACAAAACAACTACCATAAAAGGAGAAGTCAAGTTTGATAATGTAACTTTTGTTTATCCAGATTCTGGGATAAAAGCCTTAGACAATGTCAGTTTTGAGATTCGTGAAGGACAAACACTTGCTATTTTAGGTACGACAGGTTCAGGTAAAAGTACGATCGCCAACCTTATTTGTAGAATGTACGACGTAACAGAAGGCAAAATTTTGATAGACCAAACAGCTATTCAAGATTATGAAATAACCTATTTGCGTTCGAATGTTGGTTATGTTCCACAGGAAGTATTTTTGTTTTCTGACTCTATTCGTAATAATATTGCTTTTGGATTCAATGAAAATGATTTTGAAGAAAATCAGATTAAAGAGGCAGCAGCAGATGCAGACCTTCTAGAAAATATCGAACGCTTCCCTGAAGGATTCGAAACAATGTTAGGAGAACGAGGAATTACCCTTTCAGGAGGACAAAAACAACGTGTCAGTATTGCTAGAGCAATTATTCGTAATCCAAAAATATTGATTTTGGATGATAGCCTTTCAGCAGTAGATACAAAGACAGAGAACGCCATTCTTGGAAATATGAAGCGAATAATGAAAGATAGAACATCAATTATTATTTCACATCGTGTTTCTTCTGCCAAACTTGCCGATTATATTATTTTCTTAGATGAAGGTAAAGTTACTGAACAAGGAACACATGAAGAACTTTTAAAACTTGGTGGACTTTATACACAGCTTTATGAAAAGCAATTGCATGAAGAGGTTTCTTAA